The following proteins are encoded in a genomic region of Haloarcula salinisoli:
- a CDS encoding FAD-binding oxidoreductase → MGETANHERQRTVTEFADGTIRSLAERVRGTVLEPGDDGYDEARTIWNGMIDNYPAVVVQCTGTADVVAAVDFARETDADVSIHGGGHNVSGSAVADGGLMIDLSLMNGVHVDPEAETVRAGAGALLGDVDHETQLFGLATPLGVVTETGVAGLTLNGGYGHLSREYGLAADNLREVDIVTADGEVRTASEDEHEDLFWAIRGGGGNFGVVTSLEYQLHEVGPEVSQLFVWYHADEAAGRMATFREWTESAPRHVAVLPFLAQVPDEGPFPEDAWGEPALVFFGCYRGDPETFDDVLGPLTDGDPIVDLSERTHFEDLQALLDEDYPDGLRYYWKSLYLADLTDEVVDLMVRYNDSAPSDLSTVDIWWLGGAVADVSQDGTAFWHRDKPFMLTFEANWEDPDADDPNVEWARTGFAAAEDLAVSGGRYGNFPGFAQDPANLLFGENYDRLVAVKTTYDPENLFHLNQNIAPET, encoded by the coding sequence ATGGGAGAGACAGCCAACCACGAGCGACAGCGAACGGTCACCGAATTCGCCGATGGGACCATCCGGTCACTCGCCGAGCGCGTCCGGGGGACGGTGCTGGAACCCGGCGACGACGGCTACGACGAGGCCCGGACGATATGGAACGGGATGATAGACAACTACCCCGCCGTCGTCGTCCAGTGCACCGGGACGGCGGACGTCGTCGCGGCCGTCGACTTCGCCCGGGAGACCGACGCCGACGTGTCGATACACGGCGGCGGGCACAACGTCTCCGGGAGCGCCGTCGCCGACGGCGGCCTGATGATAGACCTCTCGCTGATGAACGGCGTCCACGTCGACCCCGAGGCCGAGACGGTCCGGGCCGGCGCCGGCGCGCTCCTCGGTGACGTCGACCACGAGACTCAGCTGTTCGGTCTCGCGACGCCGCTGGGCGTCGTGACGGAGACGGGCGTCGCCGGGCTCACGCTCAACGGCGGCTACGGCCACCTCTCGCGGGAGTACGGGCTGGCGGCGGACAACCTCCGCGAGGTGGACATCGTCACCGCCGACGGCGAGGTCAGGACGGCCAGCGAGGACGAGCACGAAGACCTGTTCTGGGCCATCAGAGGCGGTGGTGGCAACTTCGGCGTCGTCACGTCGCTCGAATACCAACTCCACGAGGTCGGCCCGGAGGTGTCCCAGCTGTTCGTCTGGTACCACGCAGACGAGGCCGCCGGGCGCATGGCGACCTTCCGCGAGTGGACCGAGTCGGCACCACGACACGTGGCCGTCCTCCCCTTCCTCGCGCAGGTTCCCGACGAGGGGCCGTTCCCCGAGGACGCGTGGGGCGAGCCGGCGCTCGTCTTCTTCGGCTGTTATCGGGGCGACCCGGAGACGTTCGACGACGTGCTGGGCCCGCTGACCGACGGCGACCCCATCGTCGACCTCAGCGAACGGACTCACTTCGAGGACTTGCAGGCGCTGCTCGACGAGGACTACCCCGACGGGCTCAGGTACTACTGGAAGTCGCTCTACCTGGCGGACCTGACCGACGAGGTCGTCGACCTGATGGTGCGGTACAACGACAGCGCCCCCTCCGACCTCTCGACGGTCGACATCTGGTGGCTCGGCGGTGCCGTCGCCGACGTGTCCCAGGACGGGACCGCGTTCTGGCACCGCGACAAGCCGTTCATGCTGACGTTCGAGGCCAACTGGGAGGACCCGGACGCGGACGACCCAAACGTCGAGTGGGCCCGGACGGGCTTTGCCGCCGCGGAGGACCTGGCCGTCTCGGGCGGCCGCTACGGCAACTTCCCGGGCTTCGCCCAGGACCCCGCAAACCTCCTGTTCGGCGAGAACTACGACCGACTGGTCGCGGTGAAGACGACCTACGACCCCGAGAACCTGTTCCACCTGAACCAGAACATCGCGCCCGAGACGTAG